TCAAAAACAATTCCAATGAAATCGTACGCCTTACCGGTGTGAAGGCCGCCTGCGGTTGCACCACGCCTGAATGGTCCAAGGACGACATTGCCCCGGGAGCATTTGGAGAAATCAAGGTTTCCTACAATTCGCAGCGTCTCGGAACTTTTCATAAATCTGTGGCAGTCAATTACAACGACATTGCGCAGCCGATCCAGCTGTACATCAAAGGCAACATTCTCGCGAAGCCCGGGACGGAAGAAGCCACCGTGGAGGCACCTGTGCCAAACTTATTGAAACCCGTTGCGCCGCCGATCAACTATTCGATGCCGCGGGGTGCGCTTTCCTTCGAAAAAACTGTCGAAAACGTGAAAGGGCTCAGTTCGGAGGAGGAACTTACGGTGGATTTTCGTTATAAAAACACGTCTTCCTTACCTGTAAAGATCAACAAGGAAAATGTCGAGCTGCAGGCGGGAATCACCATGCAGTTTAAGGACGAAGTGCTTGCGCCAGATCAGGAATCTTCGGTTTCGGTGAAGGTTTCGGGGAAAGCCATGAAGGCCGCCGGTGATGTCAATGGCTACTTTTCCAAAAATTTCTCCTTCCATACCGACGAAGCGTCCGGTCATAAGAAGGAGCTGAACATCAGCGGGAATTACAAAAGGATTTATTCGGAGGAGGAAAAAGCCAATTCGCCCCGCGTTGAGTTTGCTGCGACGAGCGTGGAAGGTGGCAAGATCATCGAAGGGGAGAAGTTTGTCTATGATTTCACTTTCAAGAATACCGGCAATTCGCCGTTGAAGATTCTTTCTGCAAAGCCGAGTTGCGGCTGCACCGCCATCAAGCCGATCGTCGATGCGATTGCGCCCGGCGACAGCGCTGCGATCACCGCCACATTTGACAGCAAGGGCAGGGTCGGCATGCAAAGTAAAAGCATCACGGTTACCACCAATGACATTGAAAACTCCACCATCGGGCTCAGATTCACTGTTGAAGTGGTAAAAGACCCCTTTCACGCAAGTGGAGTTGGTGGTGCCCAATAGTTGATTACCTTTGTACCGTTGAAGAAGGAATTGCAGGGAAGACAAATTTGCCGGGTTACTTCAGAAATAAACTTTGAAACGGTCGTCTTCGCTTTGCGTATACGCCATCAAATTGCATCCTGTGGTGCAGTTGCTCTTTGAAAGGCGAAAATGTAAATTTTTGTCTCACAAGCACAAGATTAATGGGGGTGAATGGAATCGACGGGATGTGTTGAGGTGAGTAAGCATGCAGCGCGTTGTGGGAGTAGCGCTAGAAAGCGAACCCTCAAACAATATTTGGCAACACTCAGTTCGCTCTCGCGGCCTAATTAGATTAGGAAGCTAGACGTCTCTCGGTACGGTATGCCTGCCCGCTGTACCTATGAGGCGCTCATCAAATGACAGGATCGGGATGCGACGCCCTTAAGCATCCCTAAGAGTTAGGGGATCCATCTTCAACCAACGCCCTGCCATTCGGGTAGGTTGAGGAAAAATAATAGATTCGGCTAAGCATGTAGAAAGCTCATTGATCCCTTCTCCGGACCCGGGTTCGACTCCCGGCACCTCCACCCATTGGAGTTTGAGTTGCACAGCAAGTAAAGCGTTCGAAACGTTGGTTTCCTTTGGAACCATCGCTGTTTGGCGCTCTTACTTTGCGCTGATGCTTCATTCCTCTTCAAGTCAGCAATGCCAAGGTTCATCTTGGTGGTGCTGACTTTTTTGTTTTGGTGCATTTTCCTTACAGCCAGGAATTCCAACAAATCAATCGATCCTTGGACATTCGTGCCTTTGTATGTATATTGATCTCGTTGTCTCATGGTTTGAATCCAATGAGGTTCAGAACCAATTGATCGCAGAGGAACTAGATCTATGGAACGAATGTTTACCCGACTGTTGTTGTTTGGCATCAGCCTTTTTCCGGTTGGTGCCGCTGCCGAAGGCGTAACCTGCAATTTGGCCTTGGCGCATTCCGTAACGAATGCCACTTGCACAAGCTTTTCAAATGGCAGCATCAACCTTACCGCTTCTGGCCAAAACGGTGCCGTGACTTACCTATGGTCCACAGGAGCCACGTCGGAGGACCTTTCGGGCTTGGCTGCCGCAACCTATACCGTCACCGCCACCGATGCAATGGGTTGTATGGCTTTTGACACGGTGGTCGTGGGTGCAACGACCACGGTTTCCGTCGATTTGGGCTCAGATACAGCGTATTGTGATTTCATCGGAAGGGTACTTGCGCCTGTATTGCAAGGTGCCACGCAGTACCAATGGCAAAATGGGGCGTCGACGAGCACTTTGAATATCAATGCTGCCGGAGTTTATTCCATATATGTTCAAAATCAGGCAGGTTGCTTTGCCACGGATACAGTGGTGCTGACACAATTACCGCAACCGATCGCTGCGATCGCAACCAAACATCCGGGTTGTGGTTCGGTATCCGGCTTGTTGGATTTGTCGGTGGGTGGTGGAACACCACCCTATTCCTATACATGGTCCAATGGCGCAACGACCGAAGATTTGATGGCGGTGCCCAATGGCAGTTATGCCGTCACGGCTTCCGATTCCAATGGTTGCAAGTCGCAGACAAGTGCGATCGTCATTGCCGAGGGCATCAGCCCCGGATATGAAGCAGGTGGTCCCAGAATATGCGGCGCTGACAGCGTCCGATTTCGGCCATTTCGCTATGGAATGTCTTTTGACGGAGTGGACGATTATTTGGAAATCCCCGATATCGCGGCGATCCGACCCTCGCCCACGTTTACGATCGCATGCTGGCTTTTTCCTGAATCGTCGAGTGGGCAACCACAGACGGTCATTGAAAAGCGAACGCCGGCACAAAACGGATACATCATTCGCTTTGATCCGGTAACTGGAAGGCTGCATTTCCGGTTGCAAAATGGGCCGTTGTTGTCTGTCTTTTCAAGCAATGACAGCTTGCCTGCACATCAATGGAGCCATATTGCCATGGTTGTCAACGGCACCACTGTGTCCATTTACATCAACGGGGTGCTGGATCATTCGCTCACCTACACAGGCGGCATCGAATTGACGATTGGTACGCCGGTCAGGGTCGGTGGGGGGCCTGGAAGTTGGGATTTTAAAGGCATTGTCGATGCGTTGGTGCATTGGAAAATCGCGTTGACCGCCTCGGAAGTATCTGAACTCAGCCTGAAGGATTTGCCCGTTTCCTTACCCGAGATTGGCCTTTATTTGAATTTTGACCAAGCTCCACAGCGTGCTGAGGCTACGGATTGGTCAGCCAATTCCAACCATGCCCAGCTGATCAATATGGACACGATGCTTGCTTGGGTGGAAGCCAACCCGATGCAACTCGATTTTCTCTGGACCTTTGGAGACGGAGGTGTTTCTTCGGCAGAATATCCATCGCATGCTTACATTCCCGGAACCTTTCAGTCGATGCTCACCACGTTGACCACAACTTCGGCCCAAGGTTGCGAGTCGATCGATACCTTGGTGCTTCCCATTCATATTCCCGCTGATCCTTTCATCATGGCAGATACAGCAGGAAGCTATTGTTTGGGTGACACGGTACGGCTTTGGCTTGATCAGACCTATGATACCTACAACTGGTCGACGGGGGAGGTCAATGATTCGATCACGGTGGTGAATTCAGGACTTTATGCTGTCACTGCAAGTGATACGATCGGTTGTGTTCATACAGGGGATTTGCCGATCAATTTCAATCCCAATAGCACGCCGATGCCAGTGATCACTCCGGGAGGAAATCTGATACTTTGTCTTGGGGATACCTTGGTGCTCGACGCGGGTGCTGGATATGCCAGCTACAATTGGAACAATGGCGCAATAAGTTCCACGGTTTCAGTGGTGGATTCAGGTGTATTTGTCGTGACGGTTGGCAACGGATTTGGCTGCGAAAATACCTCTGATACTGTTTTTGTTAGTGCAATTGCGCCACCGATGGCCGCAATTACTGCCAGCAACGACACTTTGTTTGCAACGGCCGGCCTCGGCCATCAATGGTATCTCAATGGAATGATGATTCCGGGTGCAATCTCAAGCTTTTATGTGCCTTCGGTGAATGGCGACTACAGTGTCGTTGTGACTGGTGCCGGGGGATGTACGACTTTCTCAGATCCCTATTCCATGATCGTCGGTGTATCCGTGGCCCAGGCATGGGGATTTTCGACGGTATTTCCCAATCCGACCCGGGAAGGAGCGACGTTACGCATTTTCCTGCAACGGCCACAAACAGTGAATTGGATGCTGCTTGACCCGACAGGAAGGGAAATTGCGGCTTCAGAATTGAAATGTGACCTTGGTCCAACGGAGATCGCGCTTCCCACTTCGGAATTGGCCAAAGGGTGTTATCTGCTGAAAGTCACTTCAGCCGGAATTCCGTGGGTAACGCGGTTGACCAAAATCTAAAGCAGACGGTTGGTACACAGCACCATTACTGGGGCAATTTGGACTTCAAAAAGTCGTAAAGCACAGCGCCGAAGGCGGCTGCAGAGAAAACAATGACATACGGAAGGTTACGCGCGCCAATCAGTGAATAGACCGGGCCCGGGCAGGCACCGGTCAGCGCCCAACCCAAACCAAAAAGCATTCCCCCGATCACGTTTGCTTTCCATCTGTAGGTGGGCGGTGTGACGATGATGGTCTGACCCTCCAAGGATTTTGCCTTGAATTTTTTGATCAATAGAATAGAAATCGCCCCAACGGCGACCGCACTTCCAATCGTACCATACATATGAAACGATTGAAAATTGAACATTTCTTGGATTCGAAACCAAGAAACCACCTCGGCCCGCAGCAGGATAAATCCAAACAGCATTCCGGGGATGAAGTACAAAAATGAAGGAACTTTTTTCATGGCGGTCAAGGTTGAAGCAACGTTGGAAGGAGGTAGGGATAGATCAAATGCGTCATGAGCAATCCGCCGGCGAAAAATGCGATGGTGGCCAGCAAAGACGTCCCGCTCAATTGTGAAAGCCCCATGATCGAATGCCCGGAGGTGCAACCACCTGCATACCGAGTCCCAAAGCCGACAAGTAGCCCGCCGATAATACAAAACAATACCTGTGTCAAGGAGAAGCCATTTTCGCCCCCGAGCAATTGCGTTGGATACAGACCGGATTGAACTGTAACCCCTTGGGAGGCCAATTTGGTTTGTGCCTCCACGCCGATACCGGCTTTTTCAGGTCCTGGAAGAAAGGAAAGTACCAATCCCGCCGCGACGATGCCGACTGCAAACCAGAGCCGCCAATTGTTCTTTTCAGGTTCGTAGGCAAAATATCCTTGCCGTTTTCTGAAAATGACCGCCACAAAGTCGCGGATGCTGCCGGAAATGCCAAATTGGCGATTGCCCATCAGCAGCAACAACGGCACCATCAGCCCGATCAGCGGGCCTGCCACGTACCAAGGCCAAGTTTTGGTAAGTATTTCCATGTTCACAAATCAATATTTTGCGACGGATGAGTCGACTTCGTCAGCCCAGGCCAAGATTCCGCCTGTCAAATTGTATAGATTTTGGAAACCAAATTGGCTCTCCAGCACGCGAATTGCATCCGCACTGCGTTTTCCGCTGCGGCAATGGACAACAACTTTTTTGTCCAGCGCAATTTTGTCGGCGTTGTCGCTGACCGTTTTGAGCGGAATCAGCAAGCCACCCAGATCGGCAATTTCGTATTCGTAGGGCTCGCGCACGTCGATCAGCTGAAAATCAACCTTGAGATTGCGCCAGGAAGCCAATTCGGCGACGCTGATTTCCTTGACTTGTTTCAATTCGTTTTCCTTCGGAATCCCGCAAAATTGGTCATAATCAATCAGGCCGGTCTGCGTCGGATTTGTCCCATTCAAAGGATTTTGGAGGTCTTTGACGATATCAAGCGTCCGCGTTTCAAAGGTGAGCGCATCAAAAAGAAACAATCTTCCCGCCAGGGTTTCACCAACGCCTGTGACTACTTTGATCACCTCATTGGCTTGGATGCTGCCCAAGATGCCGGGAAGCACGCCGATCACACCGCCCTCGGCGCAGCTCGGGACCAAGCCTGCGGGAGGCGGTTCGGGAAATAAATCGCGGTAATTGGGACTCCATTCGCCCTTTTTGTCGCGGTAATTAAAGACCGAAGCCTGACCCTCAAACCGGAAAATGCTGGCGTAGACATTCGTTTTTCCAAGGAGGACACAGGCATCATTCACGAGATAACGCGTCTGGAAATTGTCGGTGCCGTCTGCGACGACATCGTACTGGTCAATGATCTCAAGCGCATTTTCGGAGGTGAGCCGCAGGTTGTGCAGCACATAATTGACATAGGGATTTTGGGCGCGCAACCGGTCCACGGCAGCTTCAACTTTGGGACGACCGACATCGGCGAGCGTAAAAAGCACCTGCCTTTGTAGATTGGAGGCATCCACCACATCAAAATCGAGAATGCCGATCGTGCCGACGCCTGCCGCGCTCAGGTACTGAAGCAGAGGTGCGCCAAGACCGCCGGTGCCCACCACCAACACCTTGGCAGCCTTGAGTTTACGTTGTCCCTCGATGTTGAATTCGGGGATGATCAGGTGGCGGCTGTAGCGCGCCAATTCTGCGTTGGAAAAGGAGATTTCGGACATGGGAGTGATAATGGAGAATGGAAAATGGGAAATGGAAAATGGAGAATTGCGAAGCATATCACGTCAGTAAACCCGAAGGGTTCACGCAAGCAATGGAAAATGGAGAATTGCGAAGCAATCGACGACGTCAATTGAGAAGCATATCACGTCAGTAAACCCTACGGGTTCAGCGCAGCTAATAGAAAATGGAATTCTTTTGCTGCTCAGGGTTGGGTTATTCATTGATAATTAATGTTCCAGGTTTGGATCTCGGCCGCCGGCGATGGCGGGAACGATGCTCAAAACCGTTTCGGAGGATATCGGTGTTGCGCCCAGTTCCAAGGTACGGATGTCCGTGCTGCCTTTGAAGATGCGCAGGTAGGAACGGATGTTTCCTGCCTCGTCGAAGAGTTGTTTTTCCAAGTCTGGAAATTGTGCAGATAGCTGCGTAAATGCCTCTTGGACAGTGTTTCCGGAAGCATCTACCTTGCTTTCATTCGCGGTGAATTTGCGAAGCGGAGTGGGGATGATAATCGTAGCCATAGAAGTTAATAGTGAAAAGGTAAAAGTGAAAAGTATTTTGAGGATCAGGGTTTTAAACCGATCAGGATTTCTATTTCCATGTTGTTGATGCGGTCTCCGATTGCACAAGGACTTCTTCTACAAATTGTCCCTGTTCATTCAGTTGCCAACTGCGCGACAGGGTGGGCCCCGCGGCGGTCGTGGTCACGATGAGGTAGGAAAACCAAGGAACAGCGTTGGTGCGATCGGTTTCCGAAGGAATCGCAGGATGGTTGGGATGGGAATGGTAAATTCCCAACAAGTCCAAGCCGTTTTCCAGCGCGAATTGTTCGGCCAACAAATAGTCTGCCGGGCGGATGCTGAATCTTCGTTTCCGGTCGCCTTCGAATACATTCTTCGCGGCAAGAAAATGGGTCACTTGTCGGGTTTCCCCGTCCTTTCCAAAGAAAAAGCCGCAGCCTTCCTCGGGATAGGCACGAAACAGGTGCGCACGGATTTCGTCGAGTATCGATGCTTGAAAACTGATTGTTGGAGCCATTTTAGATGAAGATTTCGGGGAAAAGTTCAATTGATTTCTCGGCGCTGTCTGGAAGGAGCGTTACAATGACCCCCTCGGATATCGACTTGGCGAGTGCAAGGGCCCCGACAAGATTTCCTGCCGAGGAGGAGCTCAACAACAAGCCTTCGTAGCGGGCTGCATCGCGCATCATCGCATAAGCTTCGTCGGTAGTGACCACCAACCTTGCATCTGCCGCGGCCGGATTGTAGATTTTGGGGACATCCGAAGTTTCGAGGTGTTTCCATCCCTCCATCGCATGCATGGCGATATCAGGTTGCAATTCGATGGCTTGAATTTGCGGATTCAGCTTTTTCAATGCAGCGGATGTGCCGACAAAACTGCCTGTGGTGCCCAAACTTGAAACAAAATGTGTGATTCGGCCCTGGGTTTGCGCCCAGATTTCGGGCGCTGTTCCGAGGGTATGGGCAAGTACATTGGCGGGGTTGCTGTATTGGTCGGCATAAAAATAGGCTTCGGGATCTTTGGCTAGAATCTCCTTGGCCAGACGTTGTGCACCGTCGCCGCCTTCCATGGAATCCGAAAACACCAATTGCGCGCCGTAGGCTTTGAGGATTTGTTTCCTTGCGGCAGCCATATTGTCGGGCACGACAAGTTTAGTTTGAATGCCGATTGCAGCACCGATCGCCGCGTAGGCAATGCCCGTATTGCCACTTGTAGCATCGAGCAAGGTCTTTTCCGGATTGAGCAATCCTGCTTTTACGGCCTGTAAAATGATCTGGTATGCGGCGCGGGCTTTGACACTTTGCCCGATTTGATGCCATTCCAATTTGACATAAACCTCGACGCCGGGTTTGTTGAGCAGTCGCCTGATTGGCACAAGGGGGGTATTCCCTACCTGTGCCGCAAGCGAATGCAACCTGGATTGTAGTGGTGAAAGTTGTGTAACCGTATTCATATTGAAGGGATAAAATGCAGTAAATAAAAAGCCCCGCTTTGTTGGCAGGGCTCAAGCAGTCATTGGGATCAATGAAGCTACGCCATGCCGGAATGCAAATCGCAACAGCAACAAAACATAACTCCTTGACAGCCTTTGATATTCATTTTTCTATTTTACGTATTTCAAACGATTGGAAAACAAAAAACCCCACCATCATGGAGGGGCCGCATCAGATTTCGAACAATCGAAAAATCAATCCATGCAGGTCATCCCTCCGAAACGGAAGCGGGACAACAACAGGTATGGATCGCAGAAAACATCTTGCTGCAATGTTCGTGTGCCGCATTCACAAAAACAAGCGCGATGTTGATTTTATTTTTGAAGAGGCGATTGGAGGATGATCCGGAAGCGTCTGCAAACTATGCTATTGCTTGACCACGCGGGCATTCCGTACAATTTCTGCGCCGGCTGAATTGGAAACGGAAATCAAGTAGGTCCCGGCAGGCAATTCTCGAATGGAAAATGGGATTCTGTTTTCGCCTGAATTCCAGCTCACTTTCAGGGTTTTGACATTTTTCCCTGTAAGGTTAAGCACGCGCAGTTCGCCTTTGTCGGCTTTGTCGGCAGTGAATTCCAATTCCGTTTCACTTGCGGTTACGGTCGGATTCACTTTGACCAAGGCTTCACTGAATCCGCAACCCTCGATCGTGGTGATCCCGGAATATTGGGATTCGCCGTTTCTGTCGACCATTTTCAGGCGGTAATGGCAAAACCCGTTCGGCAGATTCAAAGGCGCGCCCTCTGCCCACCGATAGTTTTGAATCGCCTCGGAATTGCCCGCTGCAGGGATTTTTGCTTCTGCTGTCCAAGTTTTGCCATCGAGGGAACGCTCCACGTCAAAATGACTCATTTCGATTTCCTTTTCGGTCACCCAATCCAAGGCCATCTTCCCGGATTCGCATTCGCCCTGCAAAAAGGTGAGGGTAGCCGGGAGTATCACGCAGGAAATGGGCTTGGGCGCACAAGGGGAGAGGGTTGTGTTGGAGATGACCAAGGCATTGCCACTAGCGAGGAGCGTTCCTGCAGCAGGGATTTTTAAGTCATAAATGGCACCCGTCGTGGCGACGGACCCCAAAAGGGCGAGGTTTGCGTCAAATTTATAGATGGCATTCGTTGAGCCTACATAGACATTGTTGCAGGCATCCAAAACGAGGCCCCCATTGGTATTTCCGCTGCCGAAAAATCCGCCTGAGAATCCGCCGCCGGTGATCGGGGTGGACGCCACAAGTGCGCCCGTGGCAATGTCTCTTTTCTGAAGCGTATTGCCATTGTTGGTATATACGTGGGTGGTATTGGCGTCGATCACATTCATGCCTTGGACGCTTTGCGCCATGTAGGCCGGGCTGTAATAGGGATGCGCAACCCCCGTTGCCACGCTGTAAACGATTCCAAAGGTTTGATTCAGGCAAATCAGGTTGTCATTGCTCAGGAGATAATAATTGCCATTTCCGCCTGTGATCAAGCCTCTGATTTCCTTCATTCCGACGGGCGAAACGTTGTAGGGGCTGCCTACCATTTGGTTGCCGTTGGTCAGGTTGAGGTTGAAGACATGACCTTGTGGAGAAGTGAGGCCAATGATTCGGCTGCCGCCCGAGACGAGCTTGGTGTTGTCGCAGCTCAAGATCAAGGTCCAGTATTCATCGAGGTTGAAAAAGGGACCATTGTTGGTGAATGTGGTCGCCCCCGCAGTGGTCAATCTCCGAATTTTTGCCGCAGAGCCGCTGGTAATGAAGACATCGCCTGCCGGCATGGTCAGCAATTCACCAAACCAGGCATTGGAGGTATCCCAAGGCGACACATGCGTCCACTGCAATGTGCCGGCGCTGTTGTATTTCTTCAGGTTGTAGCCCATTCCTCCGCCAAAGACATAGACATTTCCCGCTGCATCGTTGTCGACTTCAAAAGCGCGGTTGAATGGGGCAGGAAGGGCCGGATTGATCGTCCAAGGGTCGATCACAATTGCCTTTTGATGGTCGTAAGCGCCCAATTCGAAGGTCACTTCGTCGCCATCAAGTTCAAATTCGACGGGGATGTACATGCTCGCGTCGTCAGCGTACCAAGCTTTGGGGGCTTGGTCGACCAATTCGCCCAACACTGCTGGCAAGTGAATTTGCCCTTGTGCATCCAAAGAAGGTGTTGCCCCGCGCCACCGCAGGCGGATTTGTGAAGCATCTGCGCCTGCTTGCAAATGAAAGCTGTATTTCAACCCACGGTCGCCTTCGCCTGCAAATTCAGCATCGATTCCCGGATAGATTTCAGCGTAACGCAAGCGCTCAAAGGCATTGGCATGATCCACATTGACAAATTGATCGCCTACGGGATAGCTATACGTGTAAAATTCGTCTCTTTGGTCCAAGGGCTGAAGGACAGCTTGTTGCGAAATCCCCACAAATTCCATCGAAATGCGGCTGCTGAGGATTTGACCACGTGGTGCCCCCTCTTCGTGCTCCTCCTGCGGCTCCTGCGCTGCGCGTTCCTGCTTCTGAATGAGGTAATGAATGCCTTTGTCGCCCACCAAAACCTGCCATCCGAAGCCGTGGTCCATCACAAACCGGCCATGATCTCCAAATCCCTGTGCCAAGGCATCGTATTGTCCTCGATTTTCAATGAAATCCTGCGGACTCTTGAGCGAAATGGTCCAGTCCTGCTGCGCGATGGCGGGTTGGAAATGCGAAAACAAGCAAACAAACGTAGCAAGGAAGGGGATCAGTCGAATTGCAGGCATTGATGAAGGACAAAATTGATGAATCCAAGTGTGTAGGCGCTACCGTTCGCCCAACATGGCACAATTTATAGAAAATGCTTCAGCTTTCCCAAAAGCCTGAAATTTGAAGGATTAGGCCATTCCAAAATCCGTGGAAATGGGAATATCTTTGGGCTTGAAACCAGTACTGATGAGAAACGCTTTTGCAAATTTTTTGGTCTTGACGCTATTGGCAGCAAGCTTTTTGGGCGTATTCCATCAATTTGATCCCGATTTCAGGCTGCAGTTTGACAGGCAATTCAGGCTGATTGCCGCGCAGGATGCGGTTCACACAGTTGCTCCTGCTCAACTCCGCAAGACGCACGTGCGCCATTCCTCCAAAGTCTGGGCCAAAATTGATGCCCAAGCCTTGGCTACCCCCAAGTCCAAAACCTTGGATTTGACCACCTTGGCGCATCATTTGACGGCCAATGCAAAAACGGATTGGGAACGCGTGCGGGCGATTTATCGCTGGATTGCCGAAAACATTGCCTACGACGACGCCGGTTACAACAGCGGAAAGTATGGTTTTAATGATGCCAATGAGGTTTTGCGACTTCGAAAGGGCGTCTGCGACGACTATGCCGATTTGTTCAAGGCCATGGCGGAATCCGCAGGTTTGGCCTGTGAGAAAGTAACGGGCTGGTCCAAAGGCTACGGGTATTCGGTTGGGTCCAAAATGGACAAGCCCGACCATGCCTGGAACACTGTTTTTGTAGAAGACGAATGGCATTTGATCGATGTGACTTGGGCCGCTGGATTTGGCGAAACCGTCAATGGCAAGCTCAAAACCACCAAGAAGTTCAAGGATCAATGGTTTGATACTGCCCCCGCCGAATTCGTGTTCAAGCATTTGCCAGCTGATTCCAAATGGCAGTTGATTCCGTTTCCACTTTCCCTTGCAGAATTCCAAACGTTGCCATTGGCCGGTCCCGACCTGTTTGAAATGGGTTTTAATGCCAACAAGGTCATCGCTGATCACCGCGCGGGCAATGCCAAGGAGTTACCCTTGGTTTATGATCATCCCTTTGATATTCAGGCTATTTCTGTCCCGACTTACCGGGCGTTTTCTTTGAAAAATACGCTGACGCTTGAATTCGAATGCTCAAATTGTGCCGCCATGGCGGCCGTCTCGGAGGGGGTGATGACGGCCTTCAGCCAAAAAGGTCCCCAATTTTCATTGACCTTTTCGCCAGGGGTTGGAACCTTGGGAATTTTCGCGAAAAAGGACAAAAAGACGCGCAATTATTCGGGAATCATGGAATTTGAAGTGATCGATGGGAAAAAAGGCCATACCAATGATCCTGTTTAGAGATTCCGTTATCTTGAACGTCGAATGGCGAGTTCCCAAATTCAAAGTTGGCGTGCAATCGCAGTGTTTTTCGGTCTGATTTTGGCTGAAGGATTGTTGTTGACCTACATTCCGAAAGCAGATCAGACCTCGCATATCGATGTTTGTTGCGATTCGGTGGACCTGGATTCGCTTCCACAGCCCATCGATTCTTCTGCTGCCAAAGTCCTTCAAAATCCTGATTCGATTTGGAAAGCCATTGATGCCCATGCCCTTGCAGCGCCCTCGGAAGTCGAAGACAGCATCTACAGCCTTGCACAATACCTCTTTCGACCCGCAAAAAATGACTGGGAGAAAGTTCGCGCATCCTATCGTTGGATTGCCGACCGCATTGCCTATGACGATGCCGCCTACAACTCGGGCCGTTATGGTTTGGCAGATATTCAGGTGATTTTTAAGATTCGCAGGGGTGTTTGCGAGGACTATGCGAATCTCTTCAACCTGCTGATGGCCCAGGCACAGATTCCGAGTCGCAAGATTGTCGGATTCACTAAGGATTTCAGTTCGCTGCGCACACGGGGATCGCTCGAACCCGACCATGCGTGGAATGCGGTTTATGTGGACAGTGCGTGGCACCTGATCGACGTGACCTGGGCGGCGGGATACGGTCAGCTGCGAAATGGAGTGCTGCATTCGACGAAGCGCTTTGAAGATTTTTGGTTTGCCCCTCCGCCGGGCGCCTTCATTTTTACGCATTTGCCCGACGAAGGCCGCTGGCAATTGCTGGAAAACAGCCTCAGCGTTGCCGAATTCGAATGTTTGCCCAATGTTTCCGCTGATTTTTTCAAATTGGGCTACGAATGGCAACCGCTGCTGGATCAGTTGAATCAGGGAAGCCTTCAGGAATTGC
This genomic window from Bacteroidota bacterium contains:
- a CDS encoding DUF1573 domain-containing protein — protein: MMRLKQIFLLLTLAVLSSGLWAQGVAPDLIAFEETTHDFGTAEQGAKTETVFRFKNNSNEIVRLTGVKAACGCTTPEWSKDDIAPGAFGEIKVSYNSQRLGTFHKSVAVNYNDIAQPIQLYIKGNILAKPGTEEATVEAPVPNLLKPVAPPINYSMPRGALSFEKTVENVKGLSSEEELTVDFRYKNTSSLPVKINKENVELQAGITMQFKDEVLAPDQESSVSVKVSGKAMKAAGDVNGYFSKNFSFHTDEASGHKKELNISGNYKRIYSEEEKANSPRVEFAATSVEGGKIIEGEKFVYDFTFKNTGNSPLKILSAKPSCGCTAIKPIVDAIAPGDSAAITATFDSKGRVGMQSKSITVTTNDIENSTIGLRFTVEVVKDPFHASGVGGAQ
- a CDS encoding YeeE/YedE family protein, which gives rise to MKKVPSFLYFIPGMLFGFILLRAEVVSWFRIQEMFNFQSFHMYGTIGSAVAVGAISILLIKKFKAKSLEGQTIIVTPPTYRWKANVIGGMLFGLGWALTGACPGPVYSLIGARNLPYVIVFSAAAFGAVLYDFLKSKLPQ
- a CDS encoding YeeE/YedE family protein, translated to MEILTKTWPWYVAGPLIGLMVPLLLLMGNRQFGISGSIRDFVAVIFRKRQGYFAYEPEKNNWRLWFAVGIVAAGLVLSFLPGPEKAGIGVEAQTKLASQGVTVQSGLYPTQLLGGENGFSLTQVLFCIIGGLLVGFGTRYAGGCTSGHSIMGLSQLSGTSLLATIAFFAGGLLMTHLIYPYLLPTLLQP
- the moeB gene encoding molybdopterin-synthase adenylyltransferase MoeB, translated to MSEISFSNAELARYSRHLIIPEFNIEGQRKLKAAKVLVVGTGGLGAPLLQYLSAAGVGTIGILDFDVVDASNLQRQVLFTLADVGRPKVEAAVDRLRAQNPYVNYVLHNLRLTSENALEIIDQYDVVADGTDNFQTRYLVNDACVLLGKTNVYASIFRFEGQASVFNYRDKKGEWSPNYRDLFPEPPPAGLVPSCAEGGVIGVLPGILGSIQANEVIKVVTGVGETLAGRLFLFDALTFETRTLDIVKDLQNPLNGTNPTQTGLIDYDQFCGIPKENELKQVKEISVAELASWRNLKVDFQLIDVREPYEYEIADLGGLLIPLKTVSDNADKIALDKKVVVHCRSGKRSADAIRVLESQFGFQNLYNLTGGILAWADEVDSSVAKY
- a CDS encoding MoaD/ThiS family protein; the encoded protein is MATIIIPTPLRKFTANESKVDASGNTVQEAFTQLSAQFPDLEKQLFDEAGNIRSYLRIFKGSTDIRTLELGATPISSETVLSIVPAIAGGRDPNLEH
- a CDS encoding M67 family metallopeptidase — protein: MAPTISFQASILDEIRAHLFRAYPEEGCGFFFGKDGETRQVTHFLAAKNVFEGDRKRRFSIRPADYLLAEQFALENGLDLLGIYHSHPNHPAIPSETDRTNAVPWFSYLIVTTTAAGPTLSRSWQLNEQGQFVEEVLVQSETASTTWK
- a CDS encoding cysteine synthase family protein, with translation MNTVTQLSPLQSRLHSLAAQVGNTPLVPIRRLLNKPGVEVYVKLEWHQIGQSVKARAAYQIILQAVKAGLLNPEKTLLDATSGNTGIAYAAIGAAIGIQTKLVVPDNMAAARKQILKAYGAQLVFSDSMEGGDGAQRLAKEILAKDPEAYFYADQYSNPANVLAHTLGTAPEIWAQTQGRITHFVSSLGTTGSFVGTSAALKKLNPQIQAIELQPDIAMHAMEGWKHLETSDVPKIYNPAAADARLVVTTDEAYAMMRDAARYEGLLLSSSSAGNLVGALALAKSISEGVIVTLLPDSAEKSIELFPEIFI